In Spirochaeta thermophila DSM 6578, the following proteins share a genomic window:
- a CDS encoding metal ABC transporter permease, whose translation MIDLLSLGFVQRAFLTGLALSLPASLLGMFLILRRFSMVGDGLAHVSFATVALGLLVGTQPFLLSLPLVIAASLLLLFLVERRGAYGDAAVGMISGAAVALGVVLASVAGGFNVDLFAYLFGSILTVTWGEVWTSLLWAGVVVAGIVVWYRPLFMVTYDPEFAQVQGLRVRRYERALMVATAVTVVLGIRLVGVLLISSLIVFPASCAFLLRKGFAVTLTVTALVGVAGVVIGMTASLAWNLPTGPAIVLAYALVFLLLALIPLLHRAVRSRS comes from the coding sequence ATGATCGATCTCCTCTCCCTCGGTTTCGTGCAGAGGGCCTTTCTCACAGGCCTCGCCTTGAGCCTTCCGGCCTCGCTTCTGGGGATGTTCCTCATCCTCCGTCGGTTCTCCATGGTGGGCGACGGTCTCGCGCACGTGAGTTTCGCCACCGTGGCCCTGGGTCTCCTCGTGGGCACGCAACCCTTCCTCCTCTCCCTCCCTCTGGTGATCGCCGCCTCGCTCCTTCTTCTCTTCCTCGTGGAGCGGCGGGGGGCGTACGGGGATGCCGCAGTGGGCATGATCTCAGGTGCTGCGGTGGCCCTGGGTGTGGTGCTCGCGAGCGTGGCGGGCGGATTCAACGTGGACCTCTTCGCCTACCTCTTCGGGAGCATCCTCACCGTGACGTGGGGGGAGGTGTGGACGAGCCTCCTCTGGGCCGGGGTCGTGGTCGCGGGGATCGTGGTGTGGTATCGCCCCCTCTTCATGGTGACATACGACCCCGAGTTCGCGCAGGTCCAGGGTCTCCGGGTGCGACGGTACGAGCGGGCCCTCATGGTGGCCACCGCAGTCACCGTGGTGTTGGGGATCCGGCTCGTGGGGGTGCTCCTCATCTCGAGCCTCATCGTGTTTCCTGCGAGCTGCGCCTTCCTCCTCCGGAAGGGGTTTGCTGTCACCCTCACCGTCACGGCCCTCGTCGGAGTGGCAGGCGTGGTCATCGGCATGACCGCCTCCCTCGCCTGGAACCTCCCCACGGGCCCGGCCATCGTCCTCGCCTACGCCCTCGTCTTCCTGCTCCTTGCCCTTATCCCCCTCCTCCACCGGGCGGTGCGCTCCCGGTCGTGA
- a CDS encoding malic enzyme-like NAD(P)-binding protein produces MSLKERALAYHKDPVPGKLAVRPTKPCDTAEELSLAYTPGVAEPVREIARLPEEVYDYTAKGNLVAVVSNGTAILGLGNLGALASKPVMEGKAVLFKRFADIDVFDIEVDTTDPDEFIRTVKLISPTFGGINLEDIKAPECFHIEQRLIEECDIPVFHDDQHGTAIIATAGLINACELAGKRLEDVRVVFNGAGAAGIACARMFIAAGVKKEHIVMCDRKGVIHRGRDDLSPEKTAFAVDTPLRTLSEALKGADVFVGLSVGGVLSQEMVRSMAKSPIIFAMANPDPEIPYPEAKAVRPDLIMATGRSDFPNQINNVLGFPFIFRGALDVRASRITEGMKMAAARALAELAREPVPEEVSRAYGGVRFAFGPEYIVPKPFDPRVIAYESVAVARAACEEGVARRPITDWDGYRDSLLRRVARYWGT; encoded by the coding sequence ATGTCCCTGAAGGAGCGCGCACTCGCCTACCATAAAGACCCGGTCCCGGGCAAGCTCGCCGTGAGGCCCACCAAGCCCTGTGACACCGCGGAGGAGCTCTCGCTCGCCTACACCCCCGGCGTGGCCGAGCCGGTGCGCGAGATCGCCCGCCTCCCCGAGGAGGTCTACGACTACACCGCCAAGGGGAACCTCGTGGCAGTGGTCTCGAACGGCACGGCCATCCTCGGCCTCGGGAACCTGGGGGCCCTCGCGAGCAAGCCCGTCATGGAGGGCAAGGCCGTGCTCTTCAAGCGATTCGCCGACATCGACGTCTTCGACATAGAGGTGGACACCACCGATCCCGACGAGTTTATCCGCACCGTGAAGCTCATAAGCCCCACTTTCGGAGGCATCAACCTCGAGGACATCAAGGCCCCGGAGTGCTTCCATATCGAACAGCGGCTCATCGAGGAGTGTGACATCCCCGTGTTCCACGACGATCAGCACGGCACCGCCATCATCGCCACGGCCGGCCTCATCAACGCGTGCGAGCTCGCAGGGAAGAGGCTGGAGGACGTACGGGTGGTCTTCAACGGCGCCGGCGCGGCGGGGATCGCATGCGCCCGCATGTTCATAGCGGCCGGAGTGAAGAAGGAGCACATCGTGATGTGCGACAGGAAGGGCGTCATCCATAGAGGGAGGGATGACCTCAGCCCGGAGAAAACCGCATTCGCCGTCGATACACCCTTGCGGACCCTCTCAGAAGCCCTCAAGGGAGCCGATGTCTTCGTGGGGCTCTCGGTGGGAGGGGTGCTCAGCCAGGAGATGGTGAGGAGCATGGCGAAGAGTCCCATCATCTTTGCCATGGCGAACCCCGACCCCGAGATCCCTTATCCCGAAGCCAAGGCGGTGCGGCCCGACCTCATCATGGCCACCGGCCGGAGCGACTTTCCCAACCAGATCAACAACGTATTGGGGTTCCCCTTCATCTTCCGTGGAGCGCTCGACGTACGGGCGAGCCGCATCACCGAGGGCATGAAGATGGCGGCGGCGCGTGCCCTCGCCGAACTCGCCCGAGAGCCGGTGCCAGAAGAGGTCTCCCGGGCCTACGGGGGGGTACGATTCGCGTTCGGCCCTGAGTACATCGTACCCAAACCCTTCGATCCGCGGGTGATCGCCTACGAGTCCGTGGCCGTGGCCCGTGCCGCCTGTGAAGAAGGGGTGGCCCGCAGGCCCATCACCGACTGGGATGGTTACCGGGACTCTCTCCTCCGCCGGGTAGCGCGGTACTGGGGCACATGA